The proteins below come from a single Necator americanus strain Aroian chromosome V, whole genome shotgun sequence genomic window:
- a CDS encoding hypothetical protein (NECATOR_CHRV.G18501.T1), which translates to MTLNTVDVTKAAEPPTESSLFLRVCFIQRLRCEHEDDFGEYSVQHAHQAYRAVVSKVPSVTSLTDNLLSEDKKSCAPIELHEVDAPQADENLRT; encoded by the coding sequence atgactctCAACACGGTGGATGTAACCAAAGCAGCTGAACCAccgacggaatccagcttgttcttgagagtgtgcttcatccagcgtcttAGATGTGAGCACGAGGACGATTTTGGCGAATACTCTGTGCAACACGCTCATCAAGCATATCGGGCGGTAGTTTCGAAGGTCCCCTCAGTCACCTCTCTCACAGATAAccttctttctgaagataagaAGTCATGTGCGCCGATAGAATTACACGAAGTAGATGCCCCTCAGGCTGACGAAAATCTGCGCACATAA